One region of Leucoraja erinacea ecotype New England chromosome 10, Leri_hhj_1, whole genome shotgun sequence genomic DNA includes:
- the dmrta2 gene encoding doublesex- and mab-3-related transcription factor A2 produces the protein MELRTDLSSAQATQTAIPVSVAGTLLRAPPLLLRATEKYPRTPKCARCRNHGVVSALKGHKRYCRWKDCMCAKCTLIAERQRVMAAQVALRRQQAQEENEARELQLLYGTAEGLALAAANGMMPSRSYDVFGSVCSDGNAESKLQKYELFQKSLMPRAVTPQQSLVKPMAGDSESGTGSVPGTSSPDVRHGSGSENGDGESFLNSPICKVLKEGEDSPRTITPLGSDSGSEADKDERDGTPSTAARQRTPIEILTRVFPSHKRSVLELVLQGCGGDVVQAIEQILNNREQEKISEETWQRDRTHQTVQGPTSHRPLVAGTVPPAIGNLGNRSAFSPLQPNAAHFTADPSTYAIGPHLGLNPLRLAYSAHSRGLAFMTPYSTTGLVPTLGFRPPMDYAFSDLMRDRSNLHKDQVYTNGLYGSVVNNNPEKQ, from the exons ATGGAATTGCGTACGGACCTGTCCAGCGCCCAGGCCACTCAGACAGCTATACCTGTGTCGGTGGCGGGGACGCTCCTCCGTGCTCCGCCTTTGCTACTGCGCGCCACCGAGAAGTACCCCAGGACTCCCAAGTGCGCCCGATGCAGGAACCATGGGGTCGTCTCAGCTTTGAAGGGCCACAAGCGTTACTGTCGCTGGAAGGATTGCATGTGTGCCAAGTGCACCCTGATCGCTGAGAGACAGAGGGTGATGGCGGCCCAGGTGGCCCTGAGGAGGCAGCAGGCACAGGAGGAGAACGAAGCTCGGGAACTGCAACTTCTGTACGGGACGGCGGAAGGATTGGCTCTGGCAGCTGCCAACGGCATGATGCCATCCCGATCTTACGACGTGTTTGGTTCTGTCTGTTCCGATGGTAACGCAG AATCTAAACTCCAGAAGTATGAGTTATTTCAAAAAAGTTTAATGCCGAGAGCTGTTACTCCTCAACAGTCCTTGGTGAAGCCGATGGCCGGTGACAGCGAGTCAGGTACTGGCAGTGTACCTGGGACCTCGTCCCCTGATGTTCGTCACGGATCTGGGTCTGAGAACGGAGACGGAGAATCATTCCTTAATTCCCCAATCTGTAAAGTTCTAAAGGAAGGAGAAGATAGTCCAAGGACAATCACGCCGCTGGGCTCTGATTCTGGGTCAGAGGCGGACAAGGACGAGAGAGATGGGACCCCGTCCACAGCTGCCCGTCAAAGGACTCCCATAGAAATTCTCACCAGGGTCTTCCCTTCACACAAAAGAAGCGTTCTAGAGCTCGTCCTCCAGGGTTGCGGAGGGGACGTTGTCCAGGCTATTGAACAGATCCTGAACAATAGAGAACAAGAAAAGATATCCGAAGAAACTTGGCAAAGAGATAGGACTCACCAGACTGTTCAAGGACCTACATCACATAGACCTCTGGTAGCTGGGACCGTGCCTCCTGCTATTGGGAATCTGGGCAACAGGTCTGCTTTCTCCCCTCTCCAGCCTAACGCGGCCCATTTTACTGCAGATCCCAGTACTTATGCCATTGGGCCACATCTAGGACTCAATCCTCTTCGCTTAGCATATTCAGCCCATAGTAGGGGACTTGCTTTCATGACGCCTTACTCTACAACGGGTCTTGTCCCAACATTGGGCTTTCGTCCACCCATGGATTACGCCTTCAGCGACCTCATGCGAGATAGGTCCAATTTACACAAAGATCAAGTGTATACTAATGGACTTTACGGATCAGTTGTAAATAATAATCCGGAAAAACAGTAA